TCGAGGGCGTCTGGAACGGCTGTCACGCCGCCCTGCCGCACATGAAGGCGCGCGGGGAGGGTGCGATCGTCAACGTCGGCTCGCTGGCGAGTTTCGTCGGCCTCCCCAAGCAGGCGGCGTACTCGCTGAGCAAGGGCGCGGTGCTCAACATGACGCGGGCGATCGCGGCCGAGGCCGGCCCCCACGGCGTGCGCGCGAACGCGGTCTGCCCGGGGTTTACGGACACGAGCCTCGTCGAGGCGATGCTCGCGGGCTACGACGACCCGGAGGCGGCCCGCGAGCGCATGGAGCGTCAGTACCCGCTGAAACGGTTCGGCGAACCCGAGGAGGTCGCCGACGCGATCCTGTTTCTCGCCAGCGACGAGGCCTCGTTCGTCACCGGCCACGGGCTGGTCGTCGACGGCGGCTACTCGAGTTGCTGAGCGCCGTCACTCCCGCTCCTGTGGGATCGCGACGCTCGCGAGCTGGTCGCCGGCACGGACGGTCGCCTCCCGGCGGTGGACGTAGAGGACCCCCTCGCGGTCGGTCGCGGCCTCGTGGAGGGGCTCGTAGGTCGTCGGGTCGTAGACGGTGCCGACGGGGGTCCCCGACGGGACGACGGCCCCGAGTTCGAGGTCGGCGTTCGGGCGGAACAGCCCCGACGCCGCCGCCTTGACCTTCCCGAGGTGGTCGCGGGCGACGGTCTGTGGCCGGTCGGCGGGCTCGCCGGGGAGCATCCCGAGGTGTCGCAGGGCGTCGAGCAACCCCTCGACGCCGAGTTCGACGGCCTCTTCGAGGATCCGCCTGTTGTACGCCAGTTCGGGCGTGATCGAGGGAATCCCCTCGCGGGCGGCGGCGACCCGCAGTTTCCCGGCGAACCCCCGGCGGTGCCACTCCTCGGAGGCGTCGTCGCCGGCGGCCTCCGCCAGCAGCAGGTCCGTGCCGAACGCCTCCGCGAGCGCCCGGGAGTCGGCGTCGCCTTCGAGGTAGACGACGTGGGGGTACATCAGCGGGCTGCCGGTGTGGAGGTCGACGACGGCGTCGGCCTCGCCGACGTACTCCCAGAGGCGGGCGGCCATCCGCTGGTGGATCGAGCCGTGTTCGTCGCCCGGCCAGACGCGGTTCATGTTCGGGTTGACGCTGTCGAGCGCCTCCGGCGTCGTGTAGGAGACGCGGTCGAAGGTCAGCGGGTCCGCGACCGGGACGGCGACGACGGTCCCCGACAGCGCCGACAGCGGGAGGCGGTCGTGGAACCGCCGGAGCACCTCCGTCCCGTTGACCTCCCGACCGTGCTGGGCGGCCTGAACGTAGAGGGTCGGGTCGCCCTCGCCGCCCTCGTAGGCGTGGACCGTCGTCGTCACGTCCACGCCCGAGGGCAGCGTCGCGAGCGTCACCTCCGTCGCGTCGTGGCCGTGGCTGCCGCCGCTCATGGGCTACGTTTCGACAGCGGAGGATATGTACGTGCGGGGCGGCCCGGACCACCACCGTTTTCACGCCGCCCGTCCTCCGCGGTGATATGGCGAATCCAACGGCCACGCTGCACACGAGCGAAGGCGACGTCGAAGTCGAACTCTTCGAGGAGCGCGCGCCGCGGACGGTCGCGAACTTCGTCGGTCTCGCGACGGGCGAGCGCGAGTGGACCGACCCGGAGACGGGCGAGCGCGTCACCGACCGACCGCTGTACGACGACGTGCTCTTTCACCGCGTCATCGACGACTTCATGATCCAGGGCGGGGACCCGACCGGGACCGGCCGCGGCGGCCCCGGCTACACCTTCGACGACGAGTTCCACGACGAACTCCGTCACGACTCCGAGGGGACCCTCAGCATGGCGAACTCGGGGCCCAACACCAACGGCTCGCAGTTTTTCATCACGCTCGACGCCACCCCGCACCTCGACGACCGCCACTCCGTCTTCGGGGAGGTGATCGACGGCATGGACGTCGTCCGCGAGATCGGTTCCGTCGAGACCGACGCCAACGACCGCCCGAAGGAGGACGTCGTCCTCGAATCGGTCACGGTCGACTACGAGTAATCACCCGGTTCGCCGACCGTTTTTCCGTCACGTCAGCCGATCGATGCCGACGCGAACGCCTACCGGACGACGATCGTCCGTGCCGGGCCGCGAAACGAACCGCCGCCCGTCGCAGGGCGAGCACCCGATCGTCGACGGGGCGACAACGAGCGCCGACGCTGCGTCGAGTTCCCTGTGTGAATCGCCGGAGACGTATAGGTTTAGTGTCGACGGACCAGGAGGAGCGGTATGAACTGGACAGCCGCGGACGTTCCCGATCAAAGCGGCCGAACGATCGTCATCACGGGCGCAAATAGCGGTATCGGACTGGAGGCCACCCGCGAACTCGCACGCAACGGGGCCACCGTGATCATGGCCTGTCGGAGCGTCGATCGGGGCGAGGCGGCCGCCCGAGACGTCCGCGAGGACGTTCCCGACGCCGATCTCCGCGTCGAGGCGTGTGATCTGGCGAGTCTCGACTCGATCCGGGCGTTCGCCGACCGTCTCGGCGACGAGCCGATCGACGGTCTGGTCAACAACGCGGGCGTCATGGCGATCCCGCGATCGGAGACCGACGACGGGTTCGAGATGCAGTTCGGCGTCAACCACCTCGGCCACTTCGCGCTGACGGGGCTGGTGCTCGAGAACCTGCTCGGCGACGACGGCGATCGGGAGTCGCGGATCGTCACCGTCTCCAGCCGGATGCACGAGCGCGGCGAGATCGACTTCGACGACCTGCACGGCGAACGATCGTACGACGGCTGGAACGCCTACGCCCAGTCGAAACTGGCGAACGTGCTGTTCGCGTACGAACTCGAGCGGCGACTCCGCGCCGCGGACGTGAACGCCCTGAGCGTCGCCGTCCACCCGGGCTATGCGAGTACCAACCTCCAGTTCCGCGGCCCAGAACAGCGCGGCCAGCGGGTCCGGAAAGCGATCATGACGGTCATGAACGCCGTGCTGGCCCAGTCGACCGAGCAGGGCGCGCTGCCGACCCTGTACGCCGCGTCCGCGCCGGATGTCGAGGGCGGCGCGTACTACGGCCCCGGCGGCGTTTTGAACATGCGCGGCGCACCCGAGCGCCAGCTGTCTTCGGACCGATCGCACGATCGCGAGAGTGCGCGCCGACTGTGGCGGGTGTCGCGGGACCTGACCGGGGTGGAGTACGATCTCCCGAAACCGACGATCGACGAAGCGACCGTCTAGTCGGGTTACCCCGGCGCTGTTGGGGGGTCGGCTCTTGCACCGGCGATTCGGCTTCGGATGGTCGAGTCGCCGATCGTAACGCGAAAGGTGACGCACGCCAAGGGGTACGTAATGAGCGACGACGAGGGCATTCAACGCGCCAGCGACGTCGG
The Salinilacihabitans rarus DNA segment above includes these coding regions:
- a CDS encoding SDR family NAD(P)-dependent oxidoreductase: MRLDGKTVLVTGAGSGIGRATATRCAEEGAHVVVTDVDTAGGEETVERVEAAGGAAEFAELDVTDGERVHEVVDAVEAERGLDVLVNNAGVGHPPSALEETDDSIRDYVFEVNVEGVWNGCHAALPHMKARGEGAIVNVGSLASFVGLPKQAAYSLSKGAVLNMTRAIAAEAGPHGVRANAVCPGFTDTSLVEAMLAGYDDPEAARERMERQYPLKRFGEPEEVADAILFLASDEASFVTGHGLVVDGGYSSC
- a CDS encoding succinylglutamate desuccinylase/aspartoacylase family protein; amino-acid sequence: MSGGSHGHDATEVTLATLPSGVDVTTTVHAYEGGEGDPTLYVQAAQHGREVNGTEVLRRFHDRLPLSALSGTVVAVPVADPLTFDRVSYTTPEALDSVNPNMNRVWPGDEHGSIHQRMAARLWEYVGEADAVVDLHTGSPLMYPHVVYLEGDADSRALAEAFGTDLLLAEAAGDDASEEWHRRGFAGKLRVAAAREGIPSITPELAYNRRILEEAVELGVEGLLDALRHLGMLPGEPADRPQTVARDHLGKVKAAASGLFRPNADLELGAVVPSGTPVGTVYDPTTYEPLHEAATDREGVLYVHRREATVRAGDQLASVAIPQERE
- a CDS encoding peptidylprolyl isomerase, with the protein product MANPTATLHTSEGDVEVELFEERAPRTVANFVGLATGEREWTDPETGERVTDRPLYDDVLFHRVIDDFMIQGGDPTGTGRGGPGYTFDDEFHDELRHDSEGTLSMANSGPNTNGSQFFITLDATPHLDDRHSVFGEVIDGMDVVREIGSVETDANDRPKEDVVLESVTVDYE
- a CDS encoding oxidoreductase, with product MNWTAADVPDQSGRTIVITGANSGIGLEATRELARNGATVIMACRSVDRGEAAARDVREDVPDADLRVEACDLASLDSIRAFADRLGDEPIDGLVNNAGVMAIPRSETDDGFEMQFGVNHLGHFALTGLVLENLLGDDGDRESRIVTVSSRMHERGEIDFDDLHGERSYDGWNAYAQSKLANVLFAYELERRLRAADVNALSVAVHPGYASTNLQFRGPEQRGQRVRKAIMTVMNAVLAQSTEQGALPTLYAASAPDVEGGAYYGPGGVLNMRGAPERQLSSDRSHDRESARRLWRVSRDLTGVEYDLPKPTIDEATV